From Erythrobacter sp. YJ-T3-07:
CAACGTCCTGCCCCGGGTCGATTTCGCTCGCTGGTTCGCCGATTTGGTGCTCGACAACGGCTGGCTCGAACGGCTTCAGCCCGCGAGCGTCTCCGACCGAGGCGATGGCAAGGTCGCCCATCTCGACGGGCTCAATCTCAGCCGCGCCTGGGCCCTGCGCGCGATGCTCCCCGCGCTCAGCCATGCCGAGGATCGCGACCTGCTGGATGGCTGCGCCAACGCGCATCTCGAGGCGGCACTGCCCCATGTAACCGGCGACTATATGGGAGAGCACTGGCTGGCGAGCTTCGCTCTGCTCGCCCTGCTGGAGAAGCCCTAGCGGGTCAGGCCGGGCGTCCTGCATCCGGCGACCCGAAGAAGGTCGCATGCTCGGTGAAGCCATCCACCTCGCAGGCGAACCATTGGCTTGCCTTGTCGCCGCCTGCCGGTGCTTCGATCGCGGCGAAGCCCAGTCGCGGCAAGAGATCGGCAACCAGCGCGTTCTTGCTGGTCGGGATGTACTCGCCAAGCACGCGGCGCGCGCCCTCGCTACGCGCTGCCTCGACCAGCCTGTTGGCGATTTCCTGCTCCACCCCGCGCTGCAGGATCCGGCAGGATTGCAGCCAGGTGTCGATCAACCAGTCCTCCCCGCGCTTGGCCACGATGACGACGGCGATCATGCCGTGATCGGCAAACCGGTCGCTGAGGCGCACCTGCCAGCACAGCACATCGCCTGATGCCTGCATTCGGGCGAGCTCGTCCTTCCCGTGGCGCCGCGTGGTCAGGTTGAACTGGTTCGACTTGGCCACCAGCTGCGCAATGCGCGGCAGGCCTATATCATCGAACGGGGTGATGGAGATCTCCATCTGGAGCGCGCGCAGGTAATCCTCGTAATTGCCGATGGCCGCCTGCATCTCGACCCGCTTCGCATCGCTGCCGTAGGACTGCGCGCGGGCGAGATCGTCACCGCTGAGCAGCCCGTGCTCGAATGCGCCCGACGCGGCGAGGATCGTGGCGTAGCGGAACGGCTGCTCGGGCAGTTCGGGCACGAAGACGAAGGGCAGCTCCTGCCGCACCCGCGCGCGCTCCGCCGGATTGTCGTCCATGAAGACGAGCGATTCCGGCCCCAGCCGCAGCGCTTGCGCAATGGCCCTGACGCCGCTTGCCTTGTCGTCCCAGGAGGCGTGAAACACGGCGAAGTCGTCCAGCCGCAGCAGCATGTCGGGATGCTCTGCGAAGGGCTGGCGTGCGTTCTCATCGTTGTTCTTGGAGCACACGCATAGCGCAACGCCGCGATGCTTGAGGGTTAGCGCGAGCTGCTGCAGCGCAAGGAAGGCCTCGCCCGCCGCACTGCCCTGCCCGACTTCGATCCCCTCCAGCCCGTCGTCGCCGATCACCCCGCCCCACAGCGTGTTGTCGAGATCGAGCACCAGCGCACGCCGTGCCTTTCCGAAGGCCCCCGCCAGGTGGCGTGCGACATGGTCCGCGACCACGGGATTGAGCTCCATCGCGAAAGGCACTTTGAGATCGAACAGGCGCATCGGATCGAACCAGCTCGCGTGCCCCACATCGGCGGCGAGCGCGGCGATATCGATCAATGTCCAGTCACCGCGTGCCGCGCCCTCGATCACCGCCGCGTTGGTTTGTGCGACATGCGCGGCCATGGCGCCGGGTGTGATTGCGTCGACCGACGAGATACGGTGTGCAGGGGGCAGCGGTGTGGTCGATACCATCACGTCCGCGCGGCACTTTGTCTGCAGCGCTTCGACCGTCTGTCGTAGCGCTGCGGTGCTCGCGTAGATCGTCGCCTCTTGCGCCTGCACGTCGAGCAGCGCGGTACGCGCGTGGGTCATCGTGGCGTCGTGCCAGTAGAGCACGATGTCCACCGGTCCGCCGAAAGGGTCGCCTGCGCCGAACGCCAGCGCCCCCGCGCTGCCCGGCGGTGCCAGCACCGGCTCGATCAGCAGCAACCGCGCGAGCCCGGCTGCCTGAAGCGTAGGAGCGAGAAAATCGAGCGTGCGATCGGAGACGATGCCGACCCTCAGAAACCGAAACGGCTCCAGCTGCGGCACGGCCTGGACCGCACGGCGCGCCAGCCGTTCCAGCTGCAATTGCTGCATCGGCCCCAGCTTTTCGCCGGCCATGCGGTGAAGGCACTCGGCCAGTTGCCGTTGCGCGACGGGAGCAAGCTCAGCGCCGTTTTCCGCCTCGGTCAGCAGCGCATCGGCGGTGGACTTCCACTCGCCCCATTCCGGCGACAGCGGAGGCTTCCATTCGAGCATCGCCCGCGCCGGCGCGGCTCAGGCCTGGGTCTTGGCGGCGAAAAGATCGACCAGCGCGCCCAGATCGGGCAGTCCGGTGACCTCCTGCGGGGCGCAGCGCACGCCGCATTCCTGCTCCAGCGCGACGACCAGCTGCACATGGCCGAGGCTGTCCCACTGTTCGACATCATTGGCCGTCAGCTCGTCGGTGATCGGCCCGTCGTACTGATCGAACAGCTCCCGAAAGATCGGTTCGAGCTTTGCGTAAACGTCTTCCCTGGTCATCTGCACCCTTTCTAGATCGCGGTCCCGACGACGATAGTCGAGATCGTCAGCTTCAGCTTGCGCGCCCGCTCCAGCGAGGCGTCCATGCCGGGAAAATTCACCGTCTCGTCGATCGCGAAGCCCGCATCCCGCACCATCTCGACGATCTCCTCCGGCTCGCGGAACAGATAGATGTGATCGGGCGCGGGCGAGTTGACCGGCGCGTGGACGAAAATCTTGCCCCCGTCGTTGAGCAGCGCGCGAAGCGTCTTCAGCGCATCGCGCGGCTGTTCCAGATGTTCGAGCACTTCGGAGAAGGTGAGGCTGTCGAACTTGCCCGAGGGGGCATCGACGATGTTGTGCGCTTCCAGCGTCACCGGCTTCTGCACACCCATCGCCTCGAGCGCGTGGCGCGTATCGCGCAGGCTGGTCGCGCTGACATCCCAGCCGGTCACCGATCCGGTGCGCGGCGAATTGGCGGCCAGATACAGCAGCAGGCCGTGTCCGGGCCCGACCTCCAGATGATGCGCGCCCTGCTTGATGCGGGACAGGAATTCGCGATGGAAGTGGATGATCACGCGCGAGTGATTGCCCCACCACAGGTGGGAAAACAGCACGCCGTTCATGTATTTCTGCATGAACTCCGCATTGGCGTAGACCGTGCGCTCCGCCTCCTCGAAGGTGGAGAGGCGATAGGTGCCATGGCGCCGGAAGTAGTATTCCTCTTCCAGCATCTCGTTGGTCAGCCACGCATAGTCGCGCGCGATCGTCTCCAGCTTGCCTCCGCCGATCCGCGCGATCACCTGCGCCAGGTGCTCCAGTTCGACGAGATGCTCGTCGGAACTGTTCGCGATCCGGCGGCCGAGGAAATCCTCATGCTCGGGAAATACCTCCAGCTGCAGCGCGTAAAGCCTTGCCAGGGTAGAATGCTGTTCCAGCCTGCTCATGTCGCCGGCCCCCTCTCGTCCGGTTCTGATAGCGCGTCCCGCTCCACATTGCGGGTCAGGGTCGCGGCATAGTTCTCGAAATTCCCGGTGGTCAGACGATGGCTCCCCTGCGTCATACTGTTCAGGATGAAGCGGTAGATGGCCGGGTTCTGTACGTGCGCCTCGTCGCGGTAATTGGTCAGGTCGCCGGTAATCCAGGTCTCGTTGTCGAAAGCGAACACCCTGACATCGTCACGCCCGGCAAAGGCGCGGACGAGGCAGCGGCGGATCGCGATCTGCTTTGGCAGAAAGGGTTCGGCCATGGCAACCTCCGCCGCGGTGCCGTAATCCTGCCAGCGGCGATAAAGCCGCAAGGAATAGGGCGGAATCACGAAATCGACTGTCTTGCCGCGCGCGGTCATCCGGCCGACCAGTTCCGGCAGGCTCTGCGAGACCAGCGGGTAGTCCGCGCAGTCCTGCGAAGCGGATGCGTTGCCCGGTGTCCCAGCAGATGCGCCGCGCCGGTCCTCCGCCCGCTCTTTTGCCAGCTTCTGCTGGAATGCCGCATACTCCTGCCGCTCAGGCTCCAGCACGGTGGAATACTCCCACCCCGGCAGGCCGATCGGCTCACCCTTCAGTTTCTGCCAGGTCAGCCGCAGCACCTCGGGCGAGGCTATTCTGAGATCGTTGAGCGGATTGTCGTCATACAGATAGGCCGGCAACACGTCCGACGCGTAGTCTGGCGGCAGGACGAAGAGATAGTCGAAGCTGACGATCACCCGCTCGGCGGGCGAATGGGCGGCCACCTGCTCAAGCAGGAAACGGCGGTCTGCCGGGCGTGGGCCGGAAACCGCAAAGTTGAACGCCTTTTCGACGCCGAAGCTCTTTTCCATCTCGTCGCTGGTGATTGCGGCGAGCGTCGAGCTGCTGAGCAGCAGCACGTCCACATCCGCGCGCGCGGCGACCATGTACATCTCGCGATTGGTGTGGCGGTTATAGTCCGGCAGCAGACGCGGCGGCTCACCCCAGTCGTAGAGGTCGAGCGGGTCGATCGCGATCACCGCCCCGGTCACCACCCAGAAGAACGCGACCACCGAGAGGACCGCGAGGATGAAGGGAGAGCGCAGGATACGGCCGCCGCGCTGGCGTTCTGCGGGAGAGGTCGTGCTGTCTTCGGGCTTCGTCACGATCGCTCAGAATCCCAGATAGATGAAGGGCGGAAGACGGCTGACGTAATACAGCGTGCCGAGCAAGGCCCCCGCCATGATCCCGCCCCAGATGATGTTGGGCGCCCATTTGATCCG
This genomic window contains:
- a CDS encoding acyl carrier protein, whose translation is MTREDVYAKLEPIFRELFDQYDGPITDELTANDVEQWDSLGHVQLVVALEQECGVRCAPQEVTGLPDLGALVDLFAAKTQA
- a CDS encoding bifunctional 2-polyprenyl-6-hydroxyphenol methylase/3-demethylubiquinol 3-O-methyltransferase UbiG, whose protein sequence is MSRLEQHSTLARLYALQLEVFPEHEDFLGRRIANSSDEHLVELEHLAQVIARIGGGKLETIARDYAWLTNEMLEEEYYFRRHGTYRLSTFEEAERTVYANAEFMQKYMNGVLFSHLWWGNHSRVIIHFHREFLSRIKQGAHHLEVGPGHGLLLYLAANSPRTGSVTGWDVSATSLRDTRHALEAMGVQKPVTLEAHNIVDAPSGKFDSLTFSEVLEHLEQPRDALKTLRALLNDGGKIFVHAPVNSPAPDHIYLFREPEEIVEMVRDAGFAIDETVNFPGMDASLERARKLKLTISTIVVGTAI
- a CDS encoding HAD family hydrolase, producing MLEWKPPLSPEWGEWKSTADALLTEAENGAELAPVAQRQLAECLHRMAGEKLGPMQQLQLERLARRAVQAVPQLEPFRFLRVGIVSDRTLDFLAPTLQAAGLARLLLIEPVLAPPGSAGALAFGAGDPFGGPVDIVLYWHDATMTHARTALLDVQAQEATIYASTAALRQTVEALQTKCRADVMVSTTPLPPAHRISSVDAITPGAMAAHVAQTNAAVIEGAARGDWTLIDIAALAADVGHASWFDPMRLFDLKVPFAMELNPVVADHVARHLAGAFGKARRALVLDLDNTLWGGVIGDDGLEGIEVGQGSAAGEAFLALQQLALTLKHRGVALCVCSKNNDENARQPFAEHPDMLLRLDDFAVFHASWDDKASGVRAIAQALRLGPESLVFMDDNPAERARVRQELPFVFVPELPEQPFRYATILAASGAFEHGLLSGDDLARAQSYGSDAKRVEMQAAIGNYEDYLRALQMEISITPFDDIGLPRIAQLVAKSNQFNLTTRRHGKDELARMQASGDVLCWQVRLSDRFADHGMIAVVIVAKRGEDWLIDTWLQSCRILQRGVEQEIANRLVEAARSEGARRVLGEYIPTSKNALVADLLPRLGFAAIEAPAGGDKASQWFACEVDGFTEHATFFGSPDAGRPA